A genomic segment from Lagenorhynchus albirostris chromosome X, mLagAlb1.1, whole genome shotgun sequence encodes:
- the MAGEH1 gene encoding melanoma-associated antigen H1, translating into MPRGRKSRRRRNARAAEENRNNRKIQASETSETPMAASLVPSTPEDDLSGPEEDPSTPEEAPTTPEEASSTALAQKPSVARSNFQGTKKSLLMSILALIFIMGNSAKEALVWKVLGKLGMQPGRQHSIFGDPKKVVTEEFVRRGYLIYKPVPRSSPVEYEFFWGPRAHVESSKLKVMHFVARVRNRCSKDWPCNYDWDSDDDAEVEAILNSGARGYSAP; encoded by the coding sequence ATGCCACGGGGACGAAAGAGTCGGCGTCGCCGTAACGCAAGGGCCGCAGAAGAGAACCGCAACAATCGTAAGATACAGGCCTCAGAAACCTCCGAGACCCCGATGGCCGCCTCTTTGGTCCCGAGCACCCCCGAGGACGACCTGAGCGGCCCAGAGGAAGACCCAAGCACTCCAGAGGAGGCACCCACCACTCCCGAGGAAGCCTCGAGCACTGCTCTAGCGCAGAAGCCCTCGGTAGCCAGGAGCAATTTTCAAGGCACCAAGAAAAGTCTCCTGATGTCTATATTAGCCCTCATCTTCATCATGGGCAACAGCGCCAAGGAGGCCCTGGTCTGGAAAGTGCTGGGAAAGTTGGGGATGCAGCCTGGCCGGCAGCACAGCATCTTTGGAGATCCAAAGAAGGTCGTTACAGAAGAGTTTGTGCGCAGAGGGTACCTGATTTATAAGCCGGTGCCCCGTAGCAGTCCTGTGGAGTACGAGTTCTTCTGGGGACCTCGAGCACACGTGGAATCAAGCAAGCTGAAAGTCATGCATTTTGTGGCAAGGGTGCGTAACCGATGCTCCAAGGACTGGCCATGTAATTACGATTGGGATTCTGATGATGATGCAGAAGTTGAGGCTATCCTCAATTCAGGTGCTAGGGGTTATTCTGCCCCTTAG